The following are from one region of the Shinella sp. PSBB067 genome:
- a CDS encoding MFS transporter produces the protein MTAPSGFTMTAGAPPYFAARIALVFCAPMMVNGIALPFFPVWLETLSMNDFQIGIVLAVPMFVRVFTAPAAGIVADRIGERSVVLMWSGVLSLLTALFFFGVHGFWPVLLLYTLQCAVYSPYVPITDAIALSGVRRWKFDYSRMRLWGSLAFIVATMIGGWLAGLYGGAMVLPAMAAAFALTVAGALIVPKIGRPRRPSPIAAIATMPAASTLRQRDVQLMLIGVSLVNASHAMLYAFSVIYWRKLDFSGTEIGVLWSAGVLAEVILFAFALRIRRRLNLWSMMTLGAAVAVGRWLVFPLETSFAGYFASQCLHAFTFALLHVSVQSRLVERVAEEQEASAQGLYFFYTGIFMAIATFVSGYAYNWYGVEGFYLMSVIAAAGLACIVAGRLVASRAGAQPQSVASGG, from the coding sequence ATGACCGCCCCTTCCGGGTTTACCATGACCGCCGGCGCGCCGCCGTATTTCGCCGCGCGCATCGCCCTCGTCTTCTGCGCGCCGATGATGGTCAACGGCATCGCGCTGCCGTTCTTTCCGGTCTGGCTCGAAACGCTCTCGATGAACGACTTCCAGATCGGCATCGTGCTGGCCGTGCCGATGTTCGTGCGCGTCTTCACGGCGCCAGCGGCGGGCATCGTCGCGGACCGGATCGGCGAGCGCTCCGTCGTGCTCATGTGGTCCGGCGTGCTGTCGCTCCTGACGGCGCTTTTCTTCTTCGGCGTGCACGGCTTCTGGCCGGTGCTCCTGCTCTACACGCTGCAATGCGCCGTCTATTCGCCCTATGTGCCTATCACCGACGCCATCGCGCTTTCGGGCGTGCGCCGCTGGAAGTTCGATTACAGCCGGATGCGGCTCTGGGGTTCGCTCGCCTTCATCGTGGCGACGATGATCGGCGGCTGGCTCGCCGGGCTCTACGGCGGGGCGATGGTGCTGCCGGCGATGGCGGCGGCCTTCGCGCTGACCGTTGCGGGGGCCTTGATCGTGCCGAAGATCGGCCGGCCGCGCCGTCCGTCGCCCATCGCGGCGATTGCCACCATGCCGGCGGCCAGCACGCTCAGGCAGCGCGACGTGCAGCTCATGCTGATCGGCGTCTCGCTGGTCAATGCCAGCCACGCCATGCTCTACGCCTTCTCGGTGATCTACTGGCGCAAGCTGGATTTCAGCGGCACGGAGATCGGCGTGCTCTGGAGCGCCGGCGTGCTTGCCGAGGTGATTCTCTTCGCCTTCGCGCTCCGGATCCGGCGGCGCTTGAACCTCTGGTCCATGATGACGCTCGGCGCGGCGGTCGCCGTGGGGCGCTGGCTGGTCTTCCCCCTCGAAACGTCCTTCGCAGGCTATTTCGCGTCGCAATGCCTGCACGCCTTCACCTTCGCGTTGCTCCATGTCAGCGTGCAGAGTCGTCTGGTGGAGCGGGTCGCGGAGGAACAGGAAGCCTCGGCGCAGGGGCTCTATTTCTTCTATACCGGCATCTTCATGGCCATCGCGACCTTCGTCTCCGGCTATGCGTACAACTGGTATGGCGTCGAGGGCTTCTATCTGATGTCGGTCATCGCCGCCGCGGGCCTTGCCTGCATCGTCGCCGGCCGGCTGGTCGCATCGCGCGCGGGCGCTCAGCCCCAGAGCGTCGCTTCCGGCGGGTAG
- the dgcA gene encoding N-acetyl-D-Glu racemase DgcA: MRRTLHALTESFPIAGAFTISRGAKTTAEVVTCAIGASGLSGRGECVPYARYGESVAGVLAAIEDMRGAIEDGMGREDLARAMPAGAARNAIDCALWDLEAKLSGVPTWQVINTAAPHKLVTAYTLSLGEPEAMQRQAAEHAWRPLLKVKVGTPDDAARIRAVRAGAPESTIILDANEGWTPENLARHFALCAEARIALVEQPLPAGGDAALRGHARPVPVCADESVHRTQDVAKLADRYDAINIKLDKAGGLTEALALREAARAHGLKIMVGCMVGTSLGMAPAVLLAQGADFVDLDGPLLLARDREPGLHYEGSDVYPPEATLWG; this comes from the coding sequence ATGCGCCGCACGCTCCACGCCCTGACCGAAAGCTTCCCGATTGCCGGGGCCTTCACCATTTCGCGCGGCGCCAAGACGACGGCCGAGGTGGTGACCTGCGCGATCGGCGCCTCCGGCCTTTCCGGGCGCGGCGAATGCGTGCCCTACGCCCGCTATGGCGAATCGGTTGCCGGCGTCCTTGCCGCCATCGAGGATATGCGCGGCGCGATCGAGGACGGCATGGGCCGGGAGGACCTTGCCCGCGCCATGCCCGCCGGCGCGGCCCGCAACGCCATCGACTGCGCGCTCTGGGACCTGGAAGCCAAGCTTTCCGGCGTGCCGACCTGGCAGGTCATCAACACCGCCGCCCCGCACAAACTCGTCACCGCCTATACGCTCTCGCTCGGCGAGCCGGAGGCGATGCAGCGCCAGGCGGCCGAACATGCCTGGCGGCCGCTGCTGAAGGTCAAGGTCGGCACGCCCGACGATGCCGCGCGCATCCGCGCCGTGCGGGCCGGCGCGCCGGAAAGCACGATCATCCTCGATGCCAACGAGGGCTGGACGCCGGAAAACCTCGCCCGTCATTTCGCGCTCTGCGCCGAGGCGCGCATCGCCCTCGTCGAGCAGCCGCTTCCGGCCGGGGGCGATGCGGCGCTGCGCGGCCACGCACGCCCCGTCCCCGTCTGCGCCGACGAGAGCGTGCACCGGACGCAGGACGTGGCGAAGCTCGCCGACCGCTACGACGCGATCAACATCAAGCTCGACAAGGCCGGCGGGCTGACGGAGGCGCTGGCGCTGCGCGAGGCGGCGCGGGCCCACGGTCTCAAGATCATGGTGGGCTGCATGGTCGGCACGTCGCTGGGCATGGCCCCGGCCGTGCTTCTGGCGCAGGGCGCCGATTTCGTCGACCTCGACGGCCCGCTGCTGCTTGCCCGCGACCGGGAACCCGGCCTCCACTACGAAGGCTCGGACGTCTACCCGCCGGAAGCGACGCTCTGGGGCTGA
- a CDS encoding DUF2865 domain-containing protein — MKARARLLFAALAGLPLVLSAGTAAAGVCEGIRAELASLPKVVADTAGARKYAGAIARQNIQLRKAKSDQRRLGCSSGSIIVIGGANADACATLSTVIGRMEQNLRILDGKRRELAGGASSQGKRGRLIAALNANGCNDEATVVPVAATETLRTLEDKRTLPLGAAPEGSGRLELRSLGGSAGHGNLRTVCVRTCDGGFFPISSGATPIDFRRDQKVCEMMCPQTETELFYQSMSSGQETEQMTSTVTGRPYYELANAFAYRTRDLSQPGGCGCNLSAYYQEMIRREKESQGGDTETASTGKRNSEENGSVTTFRTLPDKEEKAAAKPPVAIEERDYDPATSKVRTVGPVFLPENSTAIDLGRPADAGVN, encoded by the coding sequence GTGAAGGCACGCGCCCGTCTTCTTTTCGCCGCTCTGGCCGGCCTGCCGCTCGTCCTTTCGGCCGGCACGGCGGCGGCGGGCGTGTGCGAGGGCATCCGGGCGGAGCTTGCCAGCCTGCCGAAGGTCGTCGCGGACACGGCGGGCGCGCGCAAATATGCCGGCGCCATCGCCCGCCAGAACATCCAGCTTCGCAAGGCGAAAAGCGACCAGCGCCGCCTCGGCTGCTCCAGCGGCAGCATCATCGTCATCGGCGGGGCGAATGCCGATGCCTGCGCCACGCTATCCACCGTCATCGGCCGGATGGAGCAGAACCTCAGGATCCTCGACGGGAAGCGGCGGGAACTGGCCGGCGGTGCCTCCTCGCAGGGCAAGCGCGGCCGCCTCATTGCCGCGCTCAATGCGAATGGCTGCAACGACGAGGCGACGGTCGTGCCCGTCGCGGCGACGGAGACGCTGCGCACCCTCGAAGACAAGCGCACCTTGCCGCTCGGCGCGGCACCGGAGGGCAGCGGACGGCTGGAACTGCGCTCGCTCGGCGGCAGCGCCGGCCACGGCAACCTTCGCACCGTCTGCGTGCGCACCTGCGACGGCGGTTTCTTCCCGATCTCCTCGGGCGCGACGCCCATCGATTTCCGCCGCGACCAGAAGGTCTGCGAGATGATGTGCCCGCAGACGGAGACGGAGCTCTTCTACCAGTCGATGTCCAGCGGCCAGGAGACCGAGCAGATGACTTCCACGGTCACCGGCCGCCCCTATTACGAACTGGCGAACGCCTTCGCCTACCGCACCCGCGACCTCTCCCAGCCGGGAGGCTGCGGCTGCAATCTCTCGGCCTATTACCAGGAAATGATCAGGCGCGAGAAGGAGAGCCAGGGCGGCGACACCGAGACCGCCAGCACCGGAAAGCGCAACAGCGAGGAAAACGGCTCCGTCACCACCTTCCGCACCCTGCCGGACAAGGAAGAGAAGGCCGCAGCTAAACCGCCCGTCGCTATCGAGGAACGCGACTACGACCCCGCGACGAGCAAGGTCCGCACGGTCGGCCCCGTCTTCCTGCCGGAAAACTCCACCGCCATCGACCTCGGCCGCCCGGCCGACGCCGGTGTGAACTGA
- a CDS encoding ABC-F family ATP-binding cassette domain-containing protein, which yields MPHSITLSKITWSTPDGHTLLSDLDLTFGTERAGLVGRNGVGKTTLLRLVTGDLSPQSGSVAIDGTLGLLRQSVQVAPDETVASLFGITDALDLLARAARGEAGAGELAEADWTLEARLAAALARVRLEAEAATPLASLSGGQRTRAALAALIFRAPDFLLLDEPTNNLDRDGRRALIDMLAGWRAGAVVVSHDRELLDTMDAIVELTSLGATRYGGNWTAYRARKALELAAAHRDLADAEKHAADVARTMQAVAERKARKDSAGRRKKARGDIPRIVLGAMKERSELTSGANARLAESRQAQAGEAVTTARERIEILQPLTVCVPPTHLPASRTVLRMEGVTAGYLPDRPVIRDLSFAMTGPERVAVTGPNGSGKTTLLALVTGQLQPWAGSVRLSTDAAMLDQRVSLLDPALSIRDNFRRINPEADENACRAALARFMFRADAALQVVGSLSGGQMLRAGLAAVLGGRTPPALLILDEPTNHLDIASIEAVEAGLRAYDGALLVVSHDEPFLEAIGITRRLQLPLR from the coding sequence ATGCCGCATTCCATCACGCTTTCGAAAATCACCTGGTCGACGCCTGACGGGCACACGCTTCTTTCCGATCTCGACCTGACCTTCGGCACCGAGCGCGCCGGCCTCGTCGGCCGCAACGGCGTCGGCAAGACGACGCTGCTGAGGCTCGTCACCGGCGATCTTTCGCCGCAATCCGGCTCCGTCGCGATCGACGGCACGCTCGGCCTCCTGCGCCAGAGCGTGCAGGTCGCGCCGGACGAGACGGTCGCCAGCCTCTTCGGCATTACGGACGCCCTCGACCTTCTCGCACGTGCCGCGCGCGGCGAGGCGGGTGCCGGCGAGCTCGCCGAGGCCGACTGGACGCTGGAGGCCCGGCTTGCCGCCGCCCTTGCCCGTGTCAGGCTGGAGGCGGAGGCCGCAACGCCGCTGGCTTCGCTTTCCGGCGGGCAGCGGACGCGGGCGGCGCTTGCGGCGCTCATCTTCCGCGCGCCCGATTTCCTGCTTCTGGACGAGCCGACCAACAATCTCGACCGCGACGGGCGCCGCGCGCTCATCGACATGCTCGCCGGCTGGCGCGCCGGTGCCGTCGTCGTCAGCCACGACCGGGAGCTCCTCGATACCATGGATGCCATCGTCGAGCTGACGAGCCTCGGCGCGACGCGCTATGGCGGCAACTGGACCGCCTATCGCGCGCGCAAGGCGCTGGAGCTCGCCGCCGCGCATCGCGACCTTGCCGACGCGGAAAAGCACGCGGCCGACGTGGCGCGCACCATGCAGGCGGTCGCCGAGCGCAAGGCGCGCAAGGACAGCGCCGGGCGCCGGAAGAAGGCGCGGGGCGATATTCCGCGCATCGTGCTGGGCGCGATGAAGGAGCGTAGCGAGCTGACGAGCGGGGCGAATGCGCGGCTTGCCGAAAGCCGGCAGGCGCAGGCGGGCGAGGCGGTGACGACGGCGCGCGAGCGCATCGAAATCCTCCAGCCGCTCACCGTCTGCGTGCCGCCGACGCATCTTCCCGCAAGCCGGACGGTGCTGCGCATGGAGGGCGTGACGGCCGGCTACCTGCCGGACCGGCCGGTAATCCGCGACCTTTCCTTCGCGATGACCGGGCCGGAGCGGGTGGCGGTGACGGGACCGAACGGCTCCGGCAAGACGACGCTCCTCGCGCTCGTCACCGGCCAGCTTCAGCCTTGGGCGGGCAGCGTGCGGCTTTCCACCGATGCCGCCATGCTGGACCAGCGCGTCAGCCTGCTCGATCCGGCGCTGTCGATCCGCGACAACTTCCGGCGGATCAATCCCGAGGCGGACGAGAATGCCTGCCGGGCGGCGCTGGCGCGCTTCATGTTCCGGGCGGATGCGGCCTTGCAGGTTGTCGGCAGCCTCAGCGGGGGGCAGATGCTGCGCGCCGGCCTTGCCGCCGTACTGGGCGGGCGAACGCCGCCGGCGCTCCTCATCCTCGACGAGCCGACGAACCATCTGGACATCGCCTCCATCGAAGCGGTGGAGGCGGGCCTGCGGGCCTATGACGGCGCGCTCCTCGTCGTCAGCCACGACGAGCCGTTCCTGGAAGCGATCGGCATCACGCGCCGGCTTCAGCTTCCCTTGCGATGA
- a CDS encoding NADP-dependent malic enzyme: MSTGDKSRTQDGPASGDIDQQALFFHRHPRPGKLEINPTKPLGNQRDLALAYSPGVAAPCLAIRDDPGTAAYYTARSNLVAVVSNGTAVLGLGNIGPLASKPVMEGKAVLFKKFAGIDVFDIEIDAPTVSEMVDVVSALEPTFGGINLEDIKAPECFEVERQLREKMDIPVFHDDQHGTAIIVAAAVLNGLELAGKSLPDAKIVASGAGAAALACLNQLVVLGAKVENIWVHDIEGVVYKGREELMDQWKAVYAQETDKRQLSETIDGADVFLGLSAAGVLKPELLVRMAEKPLIMALANPKPEIMPEEARAARPDAMICTGRSDFPNQVNNVLCFPYIFRGALDCGARTINEEMKMAAVRAIAALAREEVSDVAARAYSGDTPSFGPNYLIPSPFDQRLILRIAPAVARAAAETGVASRPITDFDAYLDQLNRFVWRSGFIMKPIFAAAKKAEKKRVIFAEGEDERVLRAAQVLLEEETARPILIGRPQIIEARLRRYGLRVRPHVDFEVVNPEDDPRYRDYVDDYFRIVGRRGVIPEAARTIVRTNQTVIGALAVKRGEADALICGVEGRYAKHLRDVSQIIGKKEGVLDFSALSLLISQRGATFFTDTYVTTQPTAEEVAQMTIMAAKEIRRFGITPRAALVSHSNFGSRDSDSSFKMRKAMEIVREMDPTLEADGEMHGDSAISEVLRQRVMPDSTLTGEANLLVFPNLDAANITLGVVKTMTDSLHVGPILLGAAMPAHILSPSVTSRGVVNMAALAVVEASNPS; encoded by the coding sequence ATGAGCACGGGTGACAAATCGCGGACGCAGGACGGCCCCGCAAGCGGCGACATCGACCAGCAGGCCCTCTTCTTCCACCGCCACCCCCGCCCCGGCAAGCTCGAGATCAACCCGACCAAGCCGCTCGGCAACCAGCGCGACCTGGCGCTCGCCTACTCGCCGGGCGTCGCCGCGCCCTGTCTTGCCATCCGCGACGACCCGGGCACCGCCGCCTATTACACCGCGCGCTCCAACCTCGTCGCCGTCGTCTCGAACGGCACGGCCGTCCTCGGCCTCGGCAATATCGGTCCGCTCGCCTCCAAGCCCGTCATGGAGGGCAAGGCCGTCCTCTTCAAGAAATTCGCCGGCATCGACGTCTTCGACATCGAGATCGACGCGCCGACCGTCAGCGAGATGGTCGATGTCGTCTCGGCGCTGGAGCCGACCTTCGGCGGCATCAATCTCGAAGACATCAAGGCGCCGGAATGCTTCGAGGTGGAGCGCCAGCTCCGCGAGAAGATGGACATCCCCGTCTTCCACGACGACCAGCACGGCACGGCGATCATCGTCGCGGCCGCCGTCCTCAACGGCCTGGAGCTTGCCGGCAAGTCGCTGCCGGACGCCAAGATCGTCGCATCGGGCGCGGGCGCGGCGGCGCTCGCCTGCCTAAACCAGCTCGTCGTCCTCGGCGCGAAGGTCGAGAACATCTGGGTCCACGACATCGAGGGCGTCGTCTACAAGGGCCGCGAGGAGTTGATGGACCAGTGGAAGGCCGTCTACGCGCAGGAGACGGACAAGCGCCAGCTTTCCGAGACCATCGACGGCGCCGACGTCTTCCTCGGCCTTTCGGCCGCCGGCGTGCTGAAGCCGGAGCTTCTCGTGCGCATGGCGGAAAAGCCGCTGATCATGGCGCTCGCCAACCCGAAGCCGGAGATCATGCCGGAAGAAGCGCGCGCCGCCCGTCCCGACGCCATGATCTGCACCGGCCGCTCCGACTTCCCCAACCAGGTCAATAACGTCCTCTGCTTCCCCTACATCTTCCGCGGCGCGCTCGATTGCGGCGCGCGCACGATCAACGAGGAGATGAAGATGGCGGCGGTGCGGGCCATCGCCGCGCTCGCCCGCGAGGAAGTGTCCGACGTCGCCGCGCGCGCCTATTCCGGCGATACGCCGAGCTTCGGGCCGAACTACCTGATCCCCTCGCCCTTCGACCAGCGGCTCATCCTGCGCATCGCGCCGGCCGTCGCGCGCGCCGCGGCCGAAACCGGCGTCGCCTCCCGGCCGATCACCGATTTCGACGCCTATCTCGACCAGCTCAACCGCTTCGTCTGGCGCTCGGGCTTCATCATGAAGCCGATCTTCGCCGCCGCGAAGAAGGCCGAGAAGAAGCGCGTCATTTTCGCCGAGGGCGAGGACGAGCGCGTGCTGCGCGCCGCCCAGGTGCTGCTGGAGGAGGAGACCGCCAGGCCCATCCTCATCGGCCGCCCGCAGATCATCGAGGCGCGCCTCAGGCGCTATGGCCTGCGCGTGCGCCCGCATGTCGATTTCGAGGTGGTGAACCCGGAAGACGATCCGCGCTACCGCGACTATGTCGACGACTACTTCCGCATCGTCGGCCGCCGCGGCGTGATCCCGGAGGCCGCGCGCACCATCGTGCGCACGAACCAGACGGTCATCGGCGCGCTCGCCGTCAAGCGCGGCGAGGCCGATGCGCTGATCTGCGGCGTCGAGGGCCGCTATGCCAAGCACCTGCGCGACGTCAGCCAGATCATCGGCAAGAAGGAGGGCGTGCTCGACTTCTCCGCGCTCAGCCTGCTCATCTCGCAGCGCGGCGCCACCTTCTTCACCGATACCTACGTGACGACGCAACCGACCGCCGAGGAGGTCGCGCAGATGACCATCATGGCGGCGAAGGAAATCCGCCGCTTCGGCATCACGCCGCGCGCCGCCCTCGTCTCGCACTCCAACTTCGGCTCGCGGGATTCGGACAGCAGCTTCAAGATGCGCAAGGCGATGGAGATCGTCCGCGAGATGGACCCGACGCTGGAGGCGGACGGCGAGATGCACGGCGATTCGGCGATCTCCGAAGTGCTGCGCCAGCGCGTCATGCCGGATTCGACGCTTACCGGCGAGGCCAACCTTCTGGTCTTCCCGAACCTCGATGCCGCCAACATCACGCTCGGCGTGGTGAAGACGATGACGGACAGCCTGCATGTCGGCCCGATCCTGCTCGGCGCCGCGATGCCCGCTCACATCCTGTCGCCGTCCGTCACCTCCCGCGGCGTCGTCAACATGGCTGCGCTCGCCGTGGTGGAAGCCTCCAACCCGAGCTGA
- a CDS encoding NYN domain-containing protein, with product MAMTAQYVAVFIDAENVSVSAAAAILEEAARHGTVRERRLYGDFNRCPQLSTWLDIAPRHALTPCQTAGGAVGKNGADIALVIDAVAMLCRNEADVFCIATSDGDFTQLAIRIRQEGKTVIGLGRERASLRFREACDAFVATEVAKAPPPAVTAVKKPSPAAKAPTPRKLEADLLHRAFAAAPRVDGEWVRLQDMLNALQACRPGFKVKSYGHSQLCKLLAFSEAELADKNRKVRIRKPALKAVVDNRQPYIAAAG from the coding sequence ATGGCCATGACAGCGCAGTATGTAGCGGTTTTCATCGATGCGGAGAATGTGTCCGTCTCGGCCGCGGCCGCCATCCTCGAAGAAGCCGCCCGGCACGGGACCGTGCGGGAGCGCCGGCTTTACGGCGATTTCAACCGATGCCCGCAGCTTTCCACCTGGCTGGACATCGCGCCCCGGCACGCGCTGACGCCATGCCAGACGGCCGGCGGCGCGGTCGGGAAGAACGGTGCGGATATTGCGCTTGTCATCGATGCCGTCGCCATGCTCTGCCGCAACGAAGCGGACGTCTTCTGCATCGCGACAAGCGACGGGGATTTCACGCAACTGGCAATCCGCATCCGCCAGGAGGGAAAGACCGTCATCGGTCTCGGCCGTGAACGGGCCTCGCTCCGTTTCAGGGAGGCCTGCGACGCCTTCGTCGCGACCGAGGTCGCCAAGGCGCCACCACCGGCGGTGACCGCCGTGAAAAAGCCGTCCCCTGCCGCCAAGGCGCCGACGCCGCGCAAGCTGGAGGCGGATCTTCTGCACAGGGCCTTCGCGGCCGCGCCGCGGGTGGACGGAGAATGGGTGAGGCTGCAGGATATGCTGAACGCGTTGCAGGCATGCCGGCCGGGCTTCAAGGTCAAATCCTACGGGCATAGCCAGTTGTGCAAGCTTCTGGCCTTCTCCGAGGCCGAACTGGCCGACAAGAACCGGAAGGTGCGCATCCGCAAGCCTGCTCTCAAGGCCGTGGTGGACAACCGGCAGCCTTACATTGCTGCTGCGGGCTGA
- a CDS encoding ABC transporter permease translates to MTAAATPTAEIATERPEGGNGEIWRLSGPWVNTTAVGASKQLAGVAAGQGGALEIDLSAVEEMDTEGAWLLRRAITERQAAGAEVSVTDRKGTRYADLIAALPEKLAAPREEKPAPASRFERIFAPVGRVMVDVWNDAVAAMFILGSAVRGAQLKLGRKSGVSPAAIVHQIDHMGVRAVPIILLMSFLIGAIIAQQGAFQLRYFGAEVFVVDLVGILQLREIGVLLTAIMIAGRSGSAITAEIGSMKMREEIDALKVMGLSPIGVLVFPRLVALTVALPLLTIIANFAALAGAAFVAWAYSGITFETFQSRLREAIDLSTIVSGMIKAPFMALIIGIVASVEGLKVGGSAESLGRHVTASVVKAIFVVILVDGLFAMFYAAIDF, encoded by the coding sequence TTGACCGCCGCCGCCACCCCCACCGCCGAAATCGCGACCGAACGCCCGGAGGGCGGGAACGGGGAGATCTGGCGTCTCTCCGGCCCCTGGGTGAACACGACCGCCGTGGGGGCGAGCAAGCAGCTTGCCGGCGTTGCCGCCGGGCAGGGTGGCGCGCTCGAGATCGACCTCAGCGCGGTGGAGGAGATGGACACGGAGGGCGCCTGGCTGCTGCGCCGGGCGATCACCGAGCGGCAGGCCGCGGGCGCCGAAGTGAGCGTGACCGACCGCAAGGGCACGCGCTACGCCGACCTCATCGCCGCGCTGCCGGAAAAGCTCGCCGCGCCGCGCGAGGAGAAACCCGCCCCCGCTTCGCGCTTCGAGCGCATCTTCGCCCCGGTCGGCCGCGTCATGGTCGACGTCTGGAACGACGCGGTGGCGGCCATGTTCATCCTCGGCTCGGCCGTGCGCGGGGCGCAACTGAAGCTCGGGCGCAAGAGCGGCGTGTCGCCGGCCGCCATCGTGCACCAGATCGACCATATGGGCGTGCGTGCCGTTCCCATCATCCTCCTGATGTCCTTCCTCATCGGTGCGATCATCGCCCAGCAGGGCGCCTTCCAGCTTCGCTATTTCGGCGCCGAGGTCTTCGTCGTCGACCTCGTCGGCATCCTGCAGCTCCGCGAGATCGGCGTGCTGCTGACGGCGATCATGATCGCCGGCCGCTCCGGCAGCGCGATCACCGCAGAGATCGGCTCGATGAAGATGCGCGAGGAGATCGACGCGCTGAAGGTCATGGGCCTCAGCCCGATCGGCGTGCTCGTCTTCCCGCGGCTCGTCGCGCTGACGGTCGCGCTGCCGCTCCTGACGATTATCGCCAATTTCGCGGCGCTTGCGGGGGCTGCCTTCGTCGCCTGGGCCTATTCCGGCATCACCTTCGAGACGTTCCAGTCGCGCCTGCGCGAGGCGATCGACCTTTCCACCATCGTCTCGGGCATGATCAAGGCGCCGTTCATGGCGCTCATCATCGGCATCGTCGCCTCTGTGGAGGGCCTGAAGGTCGGCGGCAGCGCCGAATCGCTCGGCCGGCACGTCACCGCCTCGGTCGTGAAGGCGATCTTCGTCGTCATTCTCGTCGACGGCCTCTTTGCCATGTTCTACGCCGCAATCGACTTCTAG
- a CDS encoding UDP-2,3-diacylglucosamine diphosphatase, whose amino-acid sequence MTATPADPDIRHFRTLFISDVHLGSKAAKADFLLDFLRHHEAETIVLVGDIVDGWRLKRNWHWPQAFNDVTQKLLRKARKGTRIVYIPGNHDEFLRDFPGTHFGGVEVAERIIHEAADGRRYLVLHGDEFDVVVRHARVVAYLGDWAYDAAIAINVVFAAIRRRLGLPYWSFSSWAKQQVKTAVNFIGEFQKVVVEEARRHDADGVICGHIHHAVITEIDGIRYINSGDWVESCTAIAEHHDGEMELITWQRMAAAPVELLPVSRQMPVIEVREPAGVEAA is encoded by the coding sequence ATGACCGCGACCCCCGCAGACCCCGATATCCGCCACTTCCGCACGCTGTTCATCTCGGACGTGCATCTGGGATCGAAGGCGGCCAAGGCGGATTTCCTGCTCGACTTCCTGCGGCATCACGAGGCGGAGACCATCGTGCTGGTCGGCGACATCGTCGACGGCTGGCGGCTGAAGCGCAACTGGCACTGGCCGCAGGCCTTCAACGACGTGACGCAGAAGCTCCTGCGCAAGGCCCGCAAGGGCACACGCATCGTCTACATCCCCGGCAACCACGACGAATTCCTGCGCGACTTCCCCGGCACGCATTTCGGCGGCGTCGAGGTTGCCGAGCGCATCATCCATGAGGCGGCCGACGGCCGGCGCTATCTGGTGCTGCATGGCGACGAGTTCGATGTTGTGGTGCGCCATGCGCGCGTCGTCGCCTATCTCGGCGACTGGGCCTATGACGCGGCCATCGCGATCAACGTCGTCTTCGCGGCCATCCGCCGCCGGCTGGGGCTGCCGTACTGGTCGTTTTCCTCCTGGGCCAAGCAGCAGGTGAAGACGGCCGTGAACTTCATCGGCGAGTTCCAGAAGGTCGTGGTCGAGGAGGCACGCCGCCACGATGCCGACGGCGTGATCTGCGGCCACATCCACCATGCCGTGATCACCGAGATCGACGGCATCCGCTACATCAACAGCGGCGACTGGGTGGAAAGCTGCACCGCCATCGCCGAGCATCACGACGGCGAGATGGAGCTGATCACCTGGCAGCGGATGGCTGCCGCCCCCGTCGAGCTTCTGCCGGTCTCGCGGCAGATGCCCGTCATCGAGGTGCGGGAGCCGGCCGGCGTGGAGGCTGCGTAG
- a CDS encoding ABC transporter ATP-binding protein, producing MPMDPEKQDDVVLSVKDLTVGFGSNIVLDRLNLDIHRGEILGFVGASGTGKSVLMRTVLRLLPRRSGNIGIFGVDFDKASDAERLALDMKLGVLFQHGALFSSLTVKENIQVPMREYLDLPQAMMDELARLKVELVGLAPEAADKFPSELSGGMIKRAALARALALDPALVFLDEPTSGLDPIGAAEFDELIAKLRDTLGLTVYMVTHDLDSLFSVCDRIAVLGQKKVLVEGTIEDMLAFDDPWVQSYFQGKRARSIVPKT from the coding sequence ATGCCCATGGATCCGGAAAAACAGGACGACGTGGTGCTCTCGGTCAAGGACCTGACCGTCGGCTTCGGCAGCAACATCGTCCTCGACAGGCTCAATCTCGACATCCACCGCGGCGAGATCCTCGGCTTCGTTGGTGCTTCCGGCACCGGCAAGTCGGTGCTGATGCGCACGGTGCTGCGCCTCCTGCCGCGCCGCTCCGGCAATATCGGCATCTTCGGCGTGGATTTCGACAAGGCCTCGGACGCCGAGCGGCTGGCGCTCGACATGAAGCTCGGCGTGCTCTTCCAGCATGGCGCGCTGTTCTCCTCGCTGACGGTCAAGGAGAACATCCAGGTGCCGATGCGCGAATATCTCGACCTGCCGCAGGCGATGATGGACGAACTGGCGCGGCTCAAGGTCGAGCTGGTCGGCCTTGCGCCAGAGGCGGCGGACAAGTTCCCCTCCGAGCTTTCGGGCGGCATGATCAAGCGCGCGGCGCTGGCGCGCGCACTCGCGCTCGATCCGGCCCTGGTCTTCCTCGACGAACCCACATCCGGCCTCGACCCGATCGGCGCGGCGGAATTCGACGAGCTGATCGCCAAACTGCGCGACACCCTGGGCCTCACCGTGTATATGGTGACTCACGATCTCGACAGCCTGTTTTCGGTATGCGACCGCATCGCCGTCCTCGGGCAGAAGAAGGTTCTGGTCGAAGGCACGATCGAGGACATGCTGGCCTTTGACGATCCGTGGGTGCAGTCCTATTTCCAGGGCAAGCGCGCGCGGTCGATCGTGCCGAAGACGTAA